In Raphanus sativus cultivar WK10039 chromosome 5, ASM80110v3, whole genome shotgun sequence, the following proteins share a genomic window:
- the LOC108860645 gene encoding uncharacterized protein LOC108860645 yields MEGKGNARSSSSFFGPKEPTSSSTFKSIFPPPSKETTGNILSSKHGSLGQRKESTTCNLSSSLYYGGQDVYSGSTSNHTYPTVNKAHPREDNDASGNNSQDASRGNWWQGSLYY; encoded by the exons atgGAAGGTAAAGGAAATGCGAGATCATCTTCTTCGTTCTTTGGCCCCAAGGAACCTACTTCCTCCTCTACGTTCAAATCTATTTTCCCTCCTCCCTCCAAG GAAACAACAGGAAACATTCTAAGCTCCAAACATGGGTCCCTAG GCCAACGTAAAGAATCTACAACCTGTAATTTAAGTTCATCTCTTTACTACGGTGGTCAAGACGTTTACTCTGGATCCACCAGTAACCATACTTACCCTACC GTTAACAAGGCTCATCCTAGAGAAGACAATGATGCTAGTGGAAACAACTCGCAGGACGCATCAAGAGGAAACTGGTGGCAAG GTTCACTTTATTATTAG
- the LOC108861941 gene encoding UDP-glycosyltransferase 76E11, producing the protein MEVKPGRRRVLLVPVPAQGHISPMMQLAKTLHSKGFSITVAQTKFNYFIPSDDFSDFQFVTIPESLPETDFENLRPVLFLLKLNKECQASFKDCLSHLLLQHSSDISCVIIYDEFMYFAKAVAKEFKLPNVIFSTTNATTFFCRAVFEKLDANNVLSPLKDSEGKENELVPGLHPLRYKDLPTSKFAPLEKTLELYRSTVDKQAASCVIINTASCLENSSLCCLQQQLDIPVYPIGPLHMVSSAPTSLLEENKSCIEWLDEQKRNSVIFVSLGSLALMETNEVMEMASGLDSSKQHFLWVIKPGSIRGSEWIEFLPEEFSEMVSGRGYVVKWAPQKEVLAHHGVGGFWSHCGWNSTLESIGEGVPVICRPSSSDQKVNAGYLDCVWRIGIQVEGEVERRAVERAVKRVMVGEEGEEMRKRAMCLKERLRASVGEGGSSHKSLHEFVHFIKSL; encoded by the exons ATGGAGGTAAAGCCGGGCAGGAGAAGAGTACTGTTGGTTCCAGTTCCAGCTCAAGGACATATATCTCCAATGATGCAACTTGCCAAAACTCTTCACTCGAAGGGTTTCTCAATCACAGTGGCTCAGACCAAGTTTAATTACTTTATCCCTTCAGATGATTTTTCTGATTTTCAGTTTGTCACCATTCCAGAAAGCCTACCAGAGACTGATTTCGAGAATCTCAGGCCGGTACTCTTTCTTCTCAAGCTCAACAAAGAGTGTCAAGCGAGCTTCAAGGACTGTTTGAGTCACTTGTTGCTGCAACACAGTAGCGACATCTCATGTGTCATCATCTACGATGAGTTCATGTACTTTGCCAAAGCTGTAGCCAAGGAGTTTAAGCTTCCAAACGTTATTTTCAGCACCACGAACGCAACGACTTTTTTTTGCCGCGCTGTCTTCGAGAAGCTCGATGCAAACAATGTCTTGTCTCCCCTGAAAG ATTCtgaaggaaaagaaaatgagCTAGTACCGGGGCTTCATCCTTTGAGATACAAAGACCTACCGACATCAAAGTTTGCACCATTAGAAAAGACACTTGAGCTGTACAGGTCTACAGTTGACAAACAGGCAGCTTCCTGTGTGATAATCAACACGGCGAGCTGTCTAGAGAACTCGTCTCTGTGTTGTCTGCAACAGCAGCTTGATATTCCAGTATATCCTATAGGCCCTCTACACATGGTGTCTTCAGCTCCCACGAGTCTGCTCGAAGAGAACAAGAGCTGCATCGAATGGTTGGACGAGCAAAAGAGAAACTCCGTTATATTCGTGAGCTTGGGAAGCTTAGCTTTGATGGAAACAAACGAGGTGATGGAAATGGCTTCGGGGTTAGACAGCAGCAAACAACACTTCTTGTGGGTGATTAAGCCAGGGTCGATACGCGGTTCGGAGTGGATAGAGTTTTTGCCTGAGGAGTTCAGTGAGATGGTTTCGGGCCGAGGTTACGTGGTGAAATGGGCACCACAGAAGGAAGTGCTTGCTCATCATGGGGTGGGAGGGTTTTGGAGCCACTGTGGATGGAACTCGACGCTAGAGAGCATTGGGGAAGGAGTTCCGGTGATCTGCAGGCCGTCTTCTAGTGATCAAAAGGTGAATGCGGGGTACTTGGATTGTGTTTGGAGGATAGGGATTCAAGTGGAAGGTGAGGTAGAGAGAAGAGCGGTGGAGAGAGCTGTGAAGAGGGTGATGGTGGGTGAAGAAGGAGAGGAGATGAGGAAGAGAGCCATGTGTTTGAAGGAGAGACTGAGAGCCTCTGTTGGAGAGGGAGGCTCTTCACATAAGTCGCTCCATGAGTTTGTACACTTCATCAAGTCTCTGTGA
- the LOC108862865 gene encoding tubulin beta-2 chain: MREILHIQGGQCGNQIGAKFWEVVCAEHGIDPTGRYTGDSDLQLERINVYYNEASCGRFVPRAVLMDLEPGTMDSLRSGPYGQTFRPDNFVFGQSGAGNNWAKGHYTEGAELIDSVLDVVRKEAENCDCLQGFQVCHSLGGGTGSGMGTLLISKIREEYPDRMMLTFSVFPSPKVSDTVVEPYNATLSVHQLVENADECMVLDNEALYDICFRTLKLTTPSFGDLNHLISATMSGVTCCLRFPGQLNSDLRKLAVNLIPFPRLHFFMVGFAPLTSRGSQQYRSLTVPELTQQMWDSKNMMCAADPRHGRYLTASAMFRGKMSTKEVDEQMLNVQNKNSSYFVEWIPNNVKSTVCDIPPTGLKMASTFIGNSTSIQEMFRRVSEQFTAMFRRKAFLHWYTGEGMDEMEFTEAESNMNDLVSEYQQYQDATADEEGEYEDEEEGDYQQEEEY, from the exons ATGCGAGAGATCCTTCACATCCAAGGCGGCCAATGCGGCAACCAGATCGGCGCCAAGTTCTGGGAAGTCGTCTGCGCGGAGCACGGCATAGATCCGACCGGCCGTTACACGGGAGACTCGGATCTCCAGCTCGAGCGCATCAACGTCTACTACAACGAAGCCAGCTGCGGAAGGTTCGTCCCTCGCGCCGTGCTCATGGATCTGGAGCCTGGAACCATGGACAGCCTCAGATCTGGACCCTACGGCCAGACCTTCCGTCCCGATAACTTCGTGTTCGGCCAGTCCGGCGCCGGTAACAACTGGGCCAAGGGGCATTACACCGAAGGCGCTGAGCTTATCGACTCCGTCCTCGATGTTGTTCGTAAGGAGGCTGAGAACTGTGACTGCCTTCAAG GGTTTCAGGTGTGCCATTCCTTGGGAGGAGGAACTGGATCTGGGATGGGAACTTTGTTGATATCGAAGATCAGGGAGGAGTACCCAGATCGGATGATGTTGACCTTCTCTGTGTTCCCTTCCCCTAAGGTCTCTGACACTGTCGTTGAGCCTTACAACGCTACTCTCTCTGTTCACCAGCTTGTTGAGAATGCTGATGAGTGCATGGTTCTTGATAACGAGGCCTTGTACGATATTTGCTTCAGGACTCTTAAGCTCACTACCCCTAGCT TTGGTGATTTGAACCATTTGATATCTGCCACAATGTCTGGAGTCACATGCTGTCTGAGATTCCCTGGTCAGCTGAACTCTGACCTCCGTAAGCTTGCGGTCAATCTGATCCCATTCCCTCGTCTTCACTTCTTCATGGTGGGTTTTGCTCCTCTCACCTCCAGAGGCTCTCAGCAGTACCGTTCCCTCACCGTCCCTGAACTCACCCAGCAGATGTGGGACTCCAAGAACATGATGTGTGCTGCTGACCCAAGGCACGGCCGCTACCTCACAGCCTCCGCCATGTTCCGTGGCAAGATGAGCACGAAGGAAGTCGATGAGCAGATGCTGAACGTGCAGAACAAGAACTCGTCCTACTTCGTTGAGTGGATTCCCAACAATGTGAAATCAACGGTCTGTGACATCCCACCTACTGGTCTGAAGATGGCTTCCACTTTCATTGGGAACTCAACATCGATCCAAGAGATGTTCAGGCGTGTGAGTGAGCAGTTCACAGCTATGTTCAGGAGGAAGGCTTTCTTGCACTGGTACACAGGTGAAGGAATGGACGAGATGGAGTTCACGGAGGCAGAGAGCAACATGAATGATCTTGTCTCAGAGTACCAACAATACCAAGACGCAACTGCTGATGAAGAAGGTGAGTACGAGGATGAGGAAGAAGGGGACTACCAACAAGAGGAGGAGTACTGA
- the LOC108859758 gene encoding E3 ubiquitin ligase BIG BROTHER-related yields MDNQKEDPKQPPNKLPDLTLFEQANSEVALAASQANSHFAPRVHDLASSRFSMMESDGESEDEDEEGRNDNYYEYFDSNGFGEDEDEINEFLEDQESNSYVEEDNFLEEEDEIDPDQLSYEELIALGEFIGVEKRGLTQTEISTCLKPSSYVFSQNRNKIDRCVVCQMEFEEGESLVVLRLCNHPYHSECITKWLQTKKVCPICGSEPSHV; encoded by the coding sequence ATGGATAACCAAAAAGAAGATCCTAAGCAACCTCCAAACAAACTTCCCGATCTGACCCTCTTTGAGCAAGCAAATTCTGAAGTTGCTCTTGCTGCCTCCCAAGCTAATTCCCATTTTGCCCCTCGTGTCCATGATTTGGCCTCCTCAAGGTTCTCCATGATGGAAAGTGACGGAGAATCTGAAGATGAAGACGAAGAAGGAAGAAATGATAACTATTACGAGTATTTCGATAGCAATGGGTTTGGAGAAGACGAAGATGAAATCAATGAGTTTCTTGAGGACCAAGAAAGCAACTCTTACGTTGAGGAAGATAATTTCctggaggaagaagatgagattGACCCCGACCAATTGTCTTACGAGGAACTGATTGCACTGGGAGAATTCATCGGAGTTGAAAAACGTGGCCTGACGCAGACCGAAATCTCCACGTGTCTGAAGCCATCTAGCTACGTGTTTTcacaaaacagaaacaagatTGATCGTTGTGTCGTTTGCCAAATGGAGTTTGAAGAAGGAGAATCTTTGGTCGTTCTCCGACTTTGTAACCATCCGTACCACTCTGAATGTATAACCAAATGGCTTCAGACAAAGAAAGTTTGTCCCATTTGCGGCTCTGAACCATCTCACGTATAA
- the LOC108858572 gene encoding uncharacterized protein LOC108858572 produces MSSQLEPVAELESLKTHVDHSGSPSLSRSGHRHESGEASKLSPRKEDELQGEHSHHKKSLFTKMKDKAKKLQHSLSGKIRHDEEGDATMSPFSRSSDHQVREAGGYATLSPRDKSNDRNKVREEVDPEYLGAPMYESNKAPEELKETARQHPRETPVTTETNLLSLLPSKYNVEQEQKDCTGSSKEKPKISEKNVLSDVKQENLADSISPSKTVTETVTETLAPAYAKVSDATHAITKKIQDMAFPESTDAEPAVNDVSEINTAGTNTKKCGNQLGATNMVPSPNSGGDNKAPLLANVNEIVEEENHGKILQPN; encoded by the exons ATGTCGTCTCAACTTGAACCGGTCGCTGAGCTCGAAAGCTTAAAAACACATGTTGATCATTCAGGAAGTCCTAGCTTGTCAAGAAGTGGCCATCGCCACGAAT CTGGCGAAGCGTCAAAATTGTCACCAAGAAAGGAAGATGAGcttcagggagaacattcccaCCATAAGAAATCACTGTTCACCAAAATGAAGGATAAGGCAAAAAAGCTGCAGCACAGCCTGAGCGGCAAAATCAGACATGATGAAGAAGGTGATGCAACCATGTCGCCATTTAGCAGATCCTCAGACCACCAAGTTAGAGAAGCCGGAGGTTATGCGACGCTTTCGCCACGTGACAAGTCCAATGATCGTAATAAAGTCAGAGAAGAAGTAGATCCTGAATATCTTGGAGCCCCGA TGTATGAATCAAATAAAGCACCAGAAGAGTTAAAGGAAACTGCGAGGCAGCATCCCCGGGAAACTCCTGTGACCACTGAGACAAATCTCTTGTCCCTTCTCCCATCCAAATACAACGTGGAACAAGAACAGAAAGATTGTACTGGTTCCAGCAAGGAGAAACCTAAGATCTCTGAGAAGAATGTTCTGTCTGATGTTAAGCAAGAGAATCTTGCTGATTCAATTAGTCCAAGCAAGACAGTAACAGAAACCGTAACAGAGACGTTAGCACCTGCTTATGCTAAAGTGTCTGATGCCACTCACGCTATAACTAAGAAGATTCAAGACATGGCTTTTCCGGAATCAACAGACGCAGAACCAGCGGTAAATGATGTTTCAGAAATCAACACTGCAGGAACTAACACTAAG AAATGTGGCAATCAGCTTGGAGCCACAAACATGGTACCTTCTCCTAATTCAGGAGGAGACAACAAAGCTCCCCTTTTAGCTAACGTGAATGAAA TTGTTGAGGAAGAAAATCATGGGAAGATACTTCAACCAAACTAA
- the LOC108860195 gene encoding uncharacterized protein LOC108860195, which translates to MAISGNAVAFLRRRLLPTTLIHVTALDGIVNVNSLFSLALFLGLTTSGNITFPVSGNHHLRRCIAAKGPALAERLVSSHVYSFSFFLFSSLIAMSLKQAIRTTTTTNEARVLSAGMGRVNLAALRVGIVASCVGSVLGCGFLTMALVDLVQVKLGPLECKKSFDTLAAILPLVVLVPSALLIYVLLVLYAFIY; encoded by the coding sequence ATGGCAATCTCCGGTAACGCCGTGGCATTCCTCCGGCGACGACTACTCCCAACGACGCTAATCCACGTCACGGCTCTCGACGGCATCGTGAACGTCAATTCCCTCTTCTCGCTCGCTCTTTTCCTCGGCCTCACCACAAGCGGAAACATCACCTTCCCCGTTTCCGGAAACCATCATCTTCGCCGATGTATAGCCGCAAAAGGCCCAGCATTAGCGGAAAGGCTAGTCTCAAGCCACGTTTACTCTTTCAGCTTCTTTCTCTTCTCCAGCCTCATCGCTATGTCTCTCAAGCAAGCAATCCGAACAACAACAACGACCAACGAGGCGCGTGTGCTGAGCGCGGGAATGGGGCGCGTGAATTTGGCGGCTTTGAGAGTTGGAATCGTGGCTTCGTGTGTTGGATCTGTTTTAGGATGTGGGTTCTTGACGATGGCCTTAGTGGATCTTGTTCAGGTCAAGCTTGGACCTTTGGAATGTAAGAAAAGCTTTGACACACTTGCAGCTATCCTTCCTCTTGTTGTGCTTGTTCCTTCTGCACTTCTTATCTATGTCTTACTTGTTCTCTACGCTTTCATTTATTAA
- the LOC108858573 gene encoding LOW QUALITY PROTEIN: subtilisin-like protease SBT4.5 (The sequence of the model RefSeq protein was modified relative to this genomic sequence to represent the inferred CDS: inserted 1 base in 1 codon; deleted 1 base in 1 codon), translating to MAKPSGSYCLLISCLFVLFVSCTSEVKNEQDKQVYIVYMGALPSRVNYMPTDHHTSILQEVTGESSIENRLVRNYKRXFNGFAAWLTENEMQILASMEDVVSVFPSKNLKIQTTASWDFMGLKEGKRAKRHLSIESDIIIGVIDSGIYPLSDSFSDKGFGPPPKKWKGACQGGKNFTCNNKLIGARYYLEGVPQTAMDSEGHGTHTASTAAGNAVNDVSFYGLGNGTARGGVPAARISVYKVCGITKCPSHGILSAFDDAIADNVDLITISIGADYGLRFEVDPIAIGALHAMAKGILIVNAAGNEGPALSTVSSVAPWLFTVGASNTNRAFLTKVVLGDGRTVVGRSVNTCDLKGTKYPLVYGELASSSCNATAARLCSRGCLDKKLVRGKIVLCDSSDYIEEAKSLGAVASIVGSSTGDTAFVFSFPVSVLAVAEYNIVLSYLNSTKNPKAAVLKSETIYNQKAPVIASYSSRGPNPIVPDILKPDITAPGTEILAAYSPDDPPSLSDTRHVKYSILSGTSMSCPHIAGVAAYLKTFHPRWSPSMIKSAIMTTAWPMNASTSSLDEMAEFSYGAGHVDPVAAIHPGLVYEANKVDYIAFLCGLNYTAKTFRLIFEGKNCTKEQSGSLPRNLNYPSMTAQVLATKPFQVTFRRTVTNVGMSNTTYKAKVVGSKLNVKVIPNVFSLKSMYEKKSFTVTVSGNGPEAGKLVSAQLIWSDGFHFVRSPIVVYAAK from the exons ATGGCAAAACCTTCAGGCTCCTATTGTCTCCTCATCTCTTGTCTATTTGTCTTGTTTGTGAGTTGCACCTCAGAAGTCAAAAATGAACAAGACAAACAG GTGTATATAGTATACATGGGGGCACTTCCAAGC CGTGTTAACTACATGCCAACGGACCATCACACTAGTATTCTTCAAGAAGTCACCGGAGAGAG TTCAATTGAGAATCGATTGGTTAGGAATTATAAAA AGTTCAACGGATTTGCGGCTTGGCTAACAGAAAACGAAATGCAGATACTAGCAA GTATGGAAGATGTTGTGTCGGTGTTTCCTAGCAAGAATCTGAAAATACAAACGACGGCTTCCTGGGATTTCATGGGTCTCAAGGAAGGCAAAAGGGCAAAGCGACACCTTAGCATAGAGAGCGATATAATCATCGGTGTCATCGACAGTGGAATTTACCCTTTATCCGACAGCTTCAGTGACAAGGGCTTTGGTCCTCCTCCTAAGAAATGGAAAGGAGCATGCCAAGGCGGGAAAAACTTCACTTGCAACAA CAAGCTAATTGGAGCTAGGTACTACTTAGAGGGGGTTCCTCAGACAGCGATGGATAGCGAGGGACATGGAACTCATACAGCGTCTACGGCAGCTGGAAACGCTGTTAATGACGTGAGCTTTTACGGACTCGGCAACGGAACCGCAAGAGGTGGCGTTCCAGCCGCAAGGATATCGGTTTACAAAGTCTGCGGCATCACAAAGTGTCCTTCTCATGGGATTCTATCCGCATTTGATGATGCGATAGCAGACAACGTGGACCTCATCACCATCTCCATCGGTGCGGATTACGGTTTACGGTTCGAGGTGGACCCCATCGCAATCGGGGCTCTCCATGCCATGGCCAAGGGAATTCTTATAGTGAATGCTGCTGGAAACGAGGGTCCAGCTCTTAGCACGGTCTCGAGCGTCGCGCCGTGGTTATTCACGGTCGGAGCTAGTAACACCAACCGTGCTTTCCTTACCAAAGTTGTTCTCGGAGACGGAAGGACAGTTGTC GGAAGATCGGTAAATACATGTGATCTCAAAGGAACAAAGTACCCTCTGGTGTACGGAGAATTAGCTTCTAGTAGTTGCAATGCAACTGCAGCCCG ATTATGCTCTCGAGGATGTCTAGACAAGAAACTGGTCAGGGGGAAGATTGTGTTGTGCGATTCATCGGATTATATCGAAGAAGCAAAAAGTTTGGGAGCCGTGGCGTCCATTGTTGGGAGCAGCACAGGAGACACtgcctttgttttctctttccCTGTCTCTGTTCTAGCCGTAGCCGAGTATAATATCGTCCTCTCGTATTTGAACTCCACAAA AAACCCTAAAGCGGCTGTTTTGAAAAGTGAGACGATCTATAACCAGAAAGCTCCAGTCATTGCTTCCTACTCTTCTCGTGGCCCGAACCCAATCGTTCCTGATATTTTGAAGCCGGATATAACAGCACCAGGAACAGAGATCCTCGCTGCTTATTCTCCTGATGATCCACCGAGCCTATCAGACACAAGACATGTGAAGTACTCTATTCTTAGTGGAACTTCAATGTCTTGTCCGCATATTGCTGGTGTAGCTGCATATCTCAAAACGTTTCACCCTCGCTGGTCTCCTTCCATGATCAAATCCGCCATCATGACTACCG CTTGGCCAATGAATGCATCTACTTCTTCCCTAGACGAGATGGCCGAGTTCTCTTACGGAGCGGGCCATGTCGATCCGGTAGCCGCAATTCATCCTGGACTCGTCTACGAAGCTAATAAAGTCGACTACATCGCTTTTCTGTGCGGCTTGAACTATACCGCAAAGACCTTCAGACTCATCTTTGAAGGCAAAAACTGCACTAAAGAACAGTCTGGATCTTTACCCCGAAACCTAAATTATCCTTCTATGACTGCTCAAGTCTTGGCGACAAAACCCTTCCAAGTGACTTTCCGTAGGACAGTCACAAACGTCGGAATGTCTAACACGACCTATAAAGCAAAGGTAGTGGGATCTAAACTCAATGTGAAGGTCATTCCAAATGTCTTCTCTTTAAAGTCAATGTACGAGAAGAAGTCTTTCACGGTGACCGTTTCAGGCAATGGTCCAGAAGCTGGAAAACTTGTGTCTGCACAACTGATCTGGTCTGATGGATTCCACTTTGTGAGAAGCCCCATCGTTGTTTACGCCGCAAAATGA
- the LOC108859514 gene encoding uncharacterized protein LOC108859514, translated as MAYSLLTSFAPATVRVYATTAKGASGGAKEEKNPLDFVLGYLTKQDQFYETDPILKKVEGTTGGGRGTVRGGGKSSAPVPVAPKKNDGGGGLGGLAGLFNKK; from the coding sequence ATGGCTTATTCGCTTCTTACGTCGTTTGCTCCGGCCACCGTGAGGGTTTACGCCACAACCGCAAAAGGAGCTTCAGGCGGCGCCAAGGAGGAGAAGAATCCCCTCGACTTTGTGCTTGGTTATTTGACAAAGCAAGATCAGTTCTACGAGACCGATCCAATCCTCAAGAAGGTGGAAGGCACCACTGGAGGAGGCCGAGGAACCGTTCGCGGCGGTGGTAAAAGCTCCGCTCCTGTGCCTGTGGCGCCAAAGAAGAACGATGGTGGTGGTGGGCTCGGCGGCTTAGCTGGTCTCTTCAACAAAAAATGA
- the LOC108861940 gene encoding protein TOC75-3, chloroplastic: MAAFSANGHLIPASKSSISSRRKHPPTPSPRLPRYSSPSPRIPSIKCSSSSRRDTQSPPPPPKDDSLLRNLAKPLALASVSSAAASFFLSRISNLPSLGGGGGGGNDGNHGGFGGGGGEGNDGGFWRDLFSPAPAVADEEQSPDWDSHGLPANIVVQLNKLSGFKKYKVSDVVFLDRRRQATVGAEDSFFEMVSIRPGGVYTKAQLQKELETLATCGMFERVDLEGKTKPDGTLGVTVAFAESTWQSADRFKCINVGLMAQSKPVEMDADMTDKERMEYYRSLEKDYKRRMDRARPCLLPAPVHGEVMQMMRDQGKVSARLLQKVRDRVQKWYLDEGYACAQVVNFGNLNTKEIVCEVVEGDITQVVVQFHDKLGNVVEGNTQVPLVRRELPKQIRQGCVFNINAGRQALNSINSLGLFSNIEVNPRQDEKNDGGIIVEIKLKELEQKSAEVSTEWSIVPGRGGAPTFASLQPGGSVTLEHRNIQGLNRSLMGTVTTSNLLNPQDDLSFKLDYVHPYLDGVYNPRNRTFKTSCFNSRKLSPVFTGGPGVDEVPPIWVDRAGVKANITENFTRQSKFTYGLVMEEITTRDESSHISANGQRLLPSGGISADGPPTTLSGTGIDRMAFLQANITRDNTKFVNGAVVGERNVFQVDQGLGIGSTFPFFNRHQLTLTRFIQLQQVEEGAGKPPPPVLVLHGHYGGCVGDLPSYDAFVLGGPYSVRGYNMGELGAARNILELGAEIRVPVKNTHVYAFAEHGNDLGSSKDVKGNPTAVYRRVGQGSSYGVGVKLGLVRAEYAVDHNNGTGALFFRFGERY, encoded by the exons ATGGCCGCCTTCTCCGCCAACGGACACCTTATTCCCGCCTCGAAAAGTTCCATCTCCTCCCGCCGGAAACATCCACCCACTCCCTCTCCTCGCCTTCCCCGTTACTCCTCGCCGTCTCCCCGCATCCCATCGATAAAATGCAGCAGCAGTAGCCGCCGAGATACACAatcccctcctcctcctcctaagGACGATTCTCTCCTTCGAAACCTAGCGAAGCCTCTCGCCCTAGCCTCCGTCTCCTCCGCCGCGGCGTCCTTCTTTCTCTCCCGAATCTCGAATCTCCCGTCGctcggcggcggaggaggtggaggaaacGACGGGAATCACGGTGGATTCGGCGGCGGAGGCGGAGAGGGAAACGACGGTGGATTTTGGAGGGATTTGTTCTCTCCGGCTCCCGCGGTCGCCGACGAGGAACAATCGCCGGATTGGGATTCTCACGGCCTCCCGGCGAACATCGTGGTGCAATTGAACAAGCTCAGCGGCTTCAAAAAGTACAAGGTCTCCGACGTCGTTTTCCTCGACCGGAGGAGGCAAGCCACCGTCGGAGCCGAGGACTCCTTCTTCGAGATGGTGTCGATCCGACCGGGTGGGGTCTACACCAAGGCTCAGCTCCAGAAGGAGCTGGAAACCCTAGCGACCTGCGGGATGTTCGAGAGAGTGGACTTGGAAGGGAAGACGAAACCCGACGGAACCTTGGGAGTCACCGTGGCCTTCGCGGAGAGCACGTGGCAGTCCGCGGATAGGTTCAAGTGTATCAACGTGGGGCTGATGGCTCAGTCGAAGCCGGTGGAGATGGATGCGGACATGACGGATAAAGAGAGGATGGAGTATTACAGGAGCCTCGAGAAGGACTACAAGCGGAGGATGGATAGGGCGAGGCCGTGTTTGTTGCCCGCGCCTGTGCATGGGGAGGTGATGCAGATGATGAGGGATCAGGGGAAAGTCAGTGCGAGGCTGTTGCAGAAGGTTAGGGACCGTGTTCAGAAATGGTACCTTGACGAAGGGTATGCTTGTGCTCAGGTTGTGAATTTTGGGAACTTGAACACTAAGGAGATTGTCTGTGAGGTTGTGGAAGGAGACATCACTCAGGTCGTTGTTCAGTTTCATGATAAGCTTGGTAATGTCGTTGAAGGGAACACTCAAGTTCCTCTCGTTCGCAGAGAGTTGCCCAAGCAG ATTCGCCAAGGCTGTGTTTTCAACATTAATGCTGGGAGGCAAGCTCTGAATAGCATCAACTCACTTGGACTGTTCTCTAACATTGAGGTGAATCCACGCCAAGATGAAAAGAACGATGGGGGCATTATCGTGGAAATAAAACTGAAAGAGCTTGAACAGAAGTCAGCTGAAGTCAGTACCGAATGGAGCATAGTTCCTGGGCGTGGAGGAGCTCCCACATTT GCTTCGTTGCAGCCTGGTGGCTCTGTTACTTTGGAACATCGAAACATCCAGGGTCTTAACAGGTCTCTCATGGGTACAGTGACTACTAGCAATCTCTTGAATCCTCAG GATGATCTTTCGTTTAAGCTCGACTATGTACATCCATATCTGGATGGTGTTTACAATCCTCGTAACCGTACATTCAAAACAAGCTGTTTCAACAGCCGCAAACTTAGCCCAGTGTTCACTGGAGGACCAGGTGTTGATGAAGTGCCGCCAATTTGGGTTGATCGAGCTGGTGTAAAAGCTAACATAACTGAG AACTTCACCCGTCAGAGTAAGTTTACATATGGGCTTGTGATGGAGGAGATAACAACTCGAGATGAAAGCAGTCACATCTCTGCCAATGGTCAGAGACTATTACCTAGTGGAGGAATCAGTGCTGATGGACCACCAACAACTCTCAGTGGTACCGGTATTGACCGGATGGCCTTTCTACAAGCCAACATCACCCGCGACAATACCAAGTTTGTCAACGGGGCTGTTGTTGGAGAGAGGAACGTGTTTCAG GTGGATCAAGGCTTGGGTATTGGAAGCACATTCCCTTTCTTCAACCGCCACCAATTGACTCTAACAAGATTCATTCAGCTGCAGCAAGTGGAAGAAGGCGCTGGCAAGCCACCTCCACCGGTTCTAGTCCTCCATGGACATTACGGTGGCTGTGTTGGTGACCTTCCGAGCTACGACGCTTTCGTCCTGGGTGGTCCATACTCTGTCCGTGGCTACAACATGGGTGAACTCGGTGCAGCCAGGAACATTCTCGAg CTGGGTGCTGAGATTAGAGTACCTGTGAAGAACACGCATGTGTATGCATTTGCTGAGCATGGGAACGATTTGGGAAGCTCCAAGGATGTGAAGGGGAACCCAACAGCAGTCTATAGGAGAGTGGGACAAGGTTCTTCATACGGTGTAGGTGTGAAGCTTGGTTTGGTAAGAGCTGAGTATGCTGTAGATCACAACAATGGAACTGGAGCTCTATTCTTCCGGTTTGGAGAGAGGTATTAA